In Archangium violaceum, the following are encoded in one genomic region:
- a CDS encoding RNA polymerase sigma factor codes for MLLPSGSDQAVLRAFREGDRATLTRVYRAYSPEVVRYLARRFQVRSTAGVDSVTLGALDLDAAHQETFVRAFRPAMRQAYDGVRPYLGFLLTIARSTALDLLRASGRVAREAVPLDDIPELNQVPAGDSGPEERALESEVRTLVREFLDGLPEVTRELARLRFMEGLSQEVAAERLHLTRGEVRVRERHLRTRFTEYLRVRGWLDDSAPASSRATEGLLVAFIALCGMGSGI; via the coding sequence GTGCTGCTGCCGAGCGGAAGCGATCAGGCCGTGCTGCGGGCATTCCGCGAGGGGGACCGTGCCACCCTCACGCGGGTGTACCGCGCCTATTCGCCGGAGGTGGTGCGCTACCTGGCCCGACGCTTCCAGGTGCGCTCCACGGCGGGGGTGGACAGCGTCACGCTGGGGGCGTTGGACCTGGACGCGGCGCACCAGGAGACGTTCGTCCGCGCCTTCCGCCCCGCCATGCGCCAGGCCTATGACGGGGTGCGGCCCTACCTCGGCTTCTTGCTGACCATCGCGCGTTCCACGGCCCTGGACCTGCTGCGTGCCTCGGGCCGCGTGGCTCGCGAGGCCGTGCCGCTGGACGACATCCCCGAGCTGAACCAGGTCCCCGCCGGGGACAGCGGCCCCGAGGAGCGGGCGCTGGAGTCCGAGGTGCGCACGCTGGTGCGCGAGTTCCTCGATGGGCTGCCCGAGGTGACGCGGGAGCTCGCGCGGCTGCGCTTCATGGAAGGACTCTCGCAGGAGGTGGCCGCCGAGCGCCTCCACCTCACGCGCGGCGAGGTGCGGGTGCGCGAGCGCCACCTGCGGACGCGGTTCACCGAATACCTGCGGGTCCGGGGGTGGCTGGATGACTCCGCCCCCGCCTCCTCGCGTGCCACGGAGGGACTCCTCGTGGCCTTCATCGCCCTGTGTGGAATGGGGAGTGGCATATGA
- a CDS encoding ester cyclase, with amino-acid sequence MSIGKPAAEPLWLQGRDAVVENDQGVKWRHGRPDYHLTRITVDKERTRHFPANSLEMVAENLVRVFEMEVSHKADPAQWISVVLDRFRTNVNGGPWASAQDIAERGSYNLFIGDTPYYKASEETFESSHDIFHTAFPEGFFWEVLEVYSPPPTVSFKWRHWGNFTGPYKGQQPTGKRVEIFGMSVARVAEDLRILEVEHYYDNSQFLRQIATGCPMHAAAAK; translated from the coding sequence ATGAGCATCGGAAAGCCAGCCGCTGAGCCCCTCTGGTTGCAGGGACGTGACGCCGTCGTCGAGAACGATCAGGGTGTGAAGTGGCGCCACGGCCGCCCGGACTATCACCTGACGCGCATCACCGTGGACAAGGAGCGCACGCGCCACTTCCCGGCGAACTCGCTGGAGATGGTGGCGGAGAACCTCGTGCGCGTGTTCGAGATGGAGGTCTCGCACAAGGCCGATCCCGCGCAGTGGATATCGGTCGTGCTCGACAGGTTCCGCACCAACGTCAACGGCGGGCCGTGGGCCAGCGCCCAGGACATCGCCGAGCGGGGCAGCTACAACCTCTTCATCGGTGACACGCCGTACTACAAGGCCAGCGAGGAGACGTTCGAGTCGTCTCACGACATCTTCCACACCGCCTTCCCGGAGGGCTTCTTCTGGGAGGTGCTCGAGGTGTACTCGCCGCCTCCGACGGTGAGCTTCAAGTGGCGCCACTGGGGCAACTTCACCGGCCCCTACAAGGGCCAGCAGCCCACCGGCAAGCGCGTGGAGATCTTCGGCATGAGCGTGGCGCGCGTGGCCGAGGACCTGCGCATCCTCGAGGTCGAGCACTACTACGACAACAGCCAGTTCCTCCGTCAGATCGCCACCGGCTGCCCGATGCACGCCGCCGCGGCGAAGTAG
- a CDS encoding SWIM zinc finger family protein yields the protein MSASPLTSEQALALAPDSSSASAGQKLATERSWQGLGRDERAAWGECKGSALYQVRIDLSDLATKCTCPSRKFPCKHAIGLLLLVAAERLPSGQPPTWVEEWLSKRTSTAERKAKREAAGAEGAAPADPEARAKRTAERHTRVQRGLEALSLWMEDLVRGGFAGLEAETAMWNTQAARLVDAQAPGLASQVRQLAALPGSGPDWPRKMLERLGRLALVTEAWRRMDQLAPPLAADLRSVVGIPLREEEVVAQGERLEDTWVVVGQEVEDTERVRAQRTYLLGATSGRTALVLQFAAGPGARFAESFLPGTAFPAELVYWPSAAPQRALVHERKGDVRPWLEALPSLTLDGLCQRFADELARQPFRERTLALLGAVVPVVDGRRRWWLRDATGAAVLLGPSDRWRLLALSGGQPLDVFGEWDGEEFRPLSTRVDGRFLPLGGLS from the coding sequence ATGTCCGCCTCGCCCCTCACCTCAGAGCAGGCCCTGGCCCTCGCGCCGGACTCCTCCTCGGCCTCCGCCGGCCAGAAGCTGGCCACGGAACGCTCGTGGCAGGGACTCGGCCGGGATGAACGCGCGGCCTGGGGCGAGTGCAAGGGCAGCGCCCTGTACCAGGTGCGCATCGACCTCTCCGACCTCGCCACGAAGTGCACCTGCCCCAGCCGCAAGTTCCCGTGCAAGCACGCCATCGGGCTCCTGCTGCTCGTCGCGGCGGAGCGTCTCCCCTCGGGACAGCCGCCCACGTGGGTGGAGGAGTGGCTCTCCAAGCGGACCTCCACCGCCGAGCGCAAGGCGAAGCGTGAGGCCGCCGGAGCCGAGGGCGCCGCCCCCGCCGACCCGGAGGCCCGCGCCAAGCGCACCGCCGAGCGCCATACCCGCGTGCAGCGGGGACTGGAGGCCCTGTCCCTCTGGATGGAGGACCTGGTGCGCGGCGGCTTCGCCGGGCTCGAGGCGGAGACCGCCATGTGGAACACCCAGGCGGCGCGGCTGGTGGATGCACAGGCTCCGGGCCTCGCGTCCCAGGTGCGCCAGCTCGCGGCGCTCCCGGGCAGCGGCCCCGACTGGCCCCGGAAGATGCTCGAGAGACTCGGGCGCCTCGCGCTCGTCACCGAGGCCTGGCGGAGGATGGACCAGCTCGCGCCTCCCCTCGCGGCGGACCTCCGCTCCGTGGTGGGCATCCCCCTGCGCGAGGAGGAGGTCGTCGCCCAGGGCGAGCGCCTCGAGGACACCTGGGTCGTCGTCGGCCAGGAGGTCGAGGACACGGAGCGCGTCCGCGCGCAGCGGACGTACCTGCTCGGAGCCACCTCGGGCCGCACGGCGCTCGTCCTCCAGTTCGCGGCGGGCCCCGGCGCGCGGTTCGCCGAGTCCTTCCTCCCCGGCACCGCCTTCCCGGCGGAGCTGGTGTACTGGCCAAGCGCCGCGCCCCAACGCGCCCTCGTCCACGAGCGGAAGGGCGACGTCCGTCCCTGGCTGGAGGCCCTGCCCTCGCTCACGCTCGATGGGCTCTGTCAGCGGTTCGCCGACGAGCTGGCCCGGCAGCCCTTCCGCGAGCGCACGTTGGCGCTGCTCGGGGCGGTGGTACCCGTCGTGGATGGCAGGCGGCGCTGGTGGCTCCGGGATGCCACCGGCGCGGCCGTCCTCCTCGGCCCGAGCGACCGGTGGCGGCTGCTCGCGCTCTCCGGTGGCCAGCCGCTCGACGTCTTCGGTGAGTGGGACGGGGAGGAATTCCGGCCCCTGAGCACCCGCGTGGACGGGCGCTTCCTTCCGCTGGGAGGCCTCTCGTGA